One stretch of Methyloversatilis sp. RAC08 DNA includes these proteins:
- the ftsW gene encoding putative lipid II flippase FtsW, with the protein MSGSMRLDGPRLPGSGPRPAELDPWLLWPAVALLLIGLVMVYSASIAVADSSRFTGNRSDFFLIRQAVFLAIGGVAALMAFQVPVRTWQAWSMWLFLGGIVLLVLVLIPGIGSVVNNSRRWINLGPVNIQPSELVKLFTVLYAASYIVRRLPEMGSFRRAFVPMALVILLVGALLVAEPDYGAFVVIVLIAFGMLFLGGINGKLFFSLGLVAIIGFATLIRFNELRWGRFIAFLDPFNNDPLGKGYQLTHSLIAFGRGEWFGVGLGGSVEKLFYLPEAHTDFLLAVIGEELGLVGVATVIALFALVVHRAFAIGRRALLLERAYAGLVAQGVGIWFGVQAFINMGVNVGILPTKGLTLPLMSYGGSGILVNCIALAILLRIDWENRR; encoded by the coding sequence ATGAGCGGCAGCATGCGCCTCGATGGGCCCCGTCTGCCGGGCAGCGGCCCGCGGCCGGCCGAACTCGACCCCTGGCTGCTGTGGCCGGCGGTCGCGCTGCTGCTGATCGGTCTCGTCATGGTGTATTCGGCGTCGATCGCGGTCGCCGACAGCAGCCGCTTCACCGGCAACCGGTCGGACTTCTTCCTGATCCGCCAGGCGGTGTTCCTCGCCATCGGCGGCGTGGCAGCACTGATGGCCTTTCAGGTACCGGTGCGCACCTGGCAGGCGTGGTCCATGTGGCTGTTTCTCGGCGGCATCGTGCTGCTGGTGCTGGTACTGATCCCCGGCATCGGCAGTGTGGTGAACAACTCGCGCCGCTGGATCAATCTCGGCCCGGTGAATATCCAGCCGTCCGAGCTGGTGAAGCTGTTCACCGTGCTGTATGCCGCCAGCTACATCGTGCGCCGGCTGCCCGAGATGGGCTCGTTCCGGCGCGCCTTCGTGCCGATGGCGCTGGTCATCCTGCTGGTCGGCGCGCTGCTGGTCGCCGAGCCCGACTACGGCGCCTTCGTGGTCATCGTGCTGATCGCCTTCGGCATGCTTTTCCTCGGCGGCATCAACGGCAAGCTGTTCTTTTCGCTCGGACTGGTGGCGATCATCGGCTTCGCGACGCTGATCCGCTTCAACGAACTGCGCTGGGGGCGCTTCATCGCCTTCCTCGATCCGTTCAACAACGACCCGCTGGGCAAGGGTTATCAGCTGACGCACTCGCTGATCGCCTTCGGCCGCGGCGAGTGGTTCGGCGTCGGGCTGGGCGGCAGCGTCGAGAAACTGTTCTACCTGCCCGAGGCGCACACCGACTTCCTGCTGGCGGTGATCGGCGAGGAACTGGGGCTCGTCGGCGTGGCCACGGTGATCGCGCTGTTCGCCCTGGTGGTGCATCGCGCGTTCGCCATCGGCCGGCGGGCGCTGCTGCTCGAACGCGCCTACGCGGGACTGGTCGCCCAGGGCGTGGGCATCTGGTTCGGTGTGCAGGCCTTCATCAACATGGGCGTGAACGTCGGCATCCTGCCGACCAAGGGCCTCACGTTGCCGCTGATGAGCTACGGCGGCTCGGGCATCCTGGTCAATTGCATCGCGCTGGCCATCCTGTTGCGCATCGACTGGGAGAACCGGCGATGA
- the murG gene encoding undecaprenyldiphospho-muramoylpentapeptide beta-N-acetylglucosaminyltransferase, giving the protein MSSTALIMAGGTGGHIYPGLAVADELRSRGWHVVWLGNADGMEGRIVPPRGYELQSIRFSALRGKGVLRKLLLPLNLLRGFWQALGVLGRVRPQVVLGLGGYVTFPGGMMAALRGTPLVLHEQNSVAGLANRVLAKVADRVLAGFPKALSGAEWTGNPVRADIAALPDPAVRFARRHGPLNLLVVGGSLGAQALNDAVPQALALLPEAARPQVVHQAGEKNMPALEAAYEKAGVTGTLAPFIQDMAAAYANADLVICRAGALTVAELAAAGVASVLVPFPHAVDDHQTGNARFLADAGAALLLPQPELDATSLAALLGSLDRARLLDMAQRARALARPGAAAEVADICAAIARKDLT; this is encoded by the coding sequence ATGAGCAGCACGGCGCTCATCATGGCGGGCGGTACCGGCGGTCACATCTACCCCGGTCTGGCGGTGGCGGACGAATTGCGCAGCCGCGGCTGGCACGTCGTGTGGCTGGGCAACGCAGACGGCATGGAAGGCCGCATCGTGCCGCCGCGCGGCTACGAACTGCAGTCGATCCGCTTCAGCGCACTGCGCGGCAAGGGCGTGCTGCGCAAGCTTTTGCTGCCGCTCAATCTGCTGCGCGGCTTCTGGCAGGCGCTCGGCGTGCTCGGGCGGGTCAGGCCGCAGGTCGTGCTGGGCCTCGGCGGGTACGTCACCTTCCCCGGCGGCATGATGGCCGCGCTGCGCGGTACGCCGCTCGTGCTGCACGAACAGAATTCAGTCGCCGGGCTGGCCAATCGCGTACTCGCGAAAGTGGCCGACCGCGTGCTCGCAGGTTTTCCGAAGGCGCTGTCCGGCGCCGAATGGACCGGAAATCCGGTGCGTGCGGACATCGCCGCCCTGCCCGACCCGGCCGTGAGGTTCGCCAGGCGCCACGGTCCGCTGAACCTGCTGGTCGTCGGCGGCAGTCTGGGGGCACAGGCGCTGAACGACGCCGTGCCGCAGGCGCTGGCGCTGTTGCCCGAAGCTGCGCGACCGCAGGTCGTGCATCAGGCGGGCGAAAAGAACATGCCTGCGCTCGAAGCCGCGTACGAAAAGGCGGGCGTGACCGGTACGCTCGCGCCCTTCATTCAGGACATGGCCGCCGCCTACGCCAACGCCGACCTGGTCATCTGTCGGGCCGGCGCATTGACCGTGGCCGAACTCGCTGCCGCCGGCGTCGCGTCGGTGCTCGTGCCCTTCCCGCACGCGGTGGATGACCACCAGACCGGCAACGCCCGCTTCCTCGCCGACGCAGGCGCTGCGCTGCTGCTGCCGCAGCCCGAACTCGACGCGACATCGCTGGCCGCCCTGCTCGGCTCGCTTGATCGCGCGCGACTGCTCGACATGGCGCAACGCGCCCGAGCGCTGGCGCGCCCCGGCGCCGCAGCCGAAGTCGCCGACATCTGCGCCGCCATCGCGCGCAAGGACCTCACATGA
- a CDS encoding UDP-N-acetylmuramoyl-tripeptide--D-alanyl-D-alanine ligase has product MIALWTASDVARACAGTLIGPDVALGGFSTDSRSVATGDLFVALRGERFDAHDFIADVQTAGAAAVVIANDCPHEGGTLIQVSDTRVALGDIARAWRSRFKLPLIGVTGSNGKTTVKEMIAAILRAHALSVGWPTGSVLATRGNLNNDIGVPLMLFGLRDTHRLAVIEMGMNHPGEIAWLAGIAKPTVALVNNAQREHLEFMNSVAEVASENGDVFDALGADGVAVINADDEFADYWAGRNTGRHTLRFGLSPDADVGATATPAGLGYRLDLHGVFGTAQIMLRVPGLHNARNALCAATASLAAGADMAAVVWALNHFEGVKGRQQVKAGASGSTVIDDSYNANPDSVRAAIDVLATATGRRVLVLGDMGEVGNQGPAFHREAGAYAREHGIHALHALGEASIDAVAAFGPGALHYTDHAAIAAALRPQLDATTTVLVKGSRFMRMERIAEALADTSGQDPHAA; this is encoded by the coding sequence ATGATTGCGTTATGGACCGCATCGGACGTGGCTCGAGCCTGTGCCGGTACGCTGATCGGGCCGGACGTCGCACTGGGCGGCTTTTCGACCGACAGCCGCAGCGTGGCCACGGGAGACCTGTTCGTCGCGCTGCGCGGCGAGCGCTTCGACGCGCATGATTTCATCGCCGACGTGCAGACGGCAGGCGCTGCCGCAGTCGTGATCGCGAACGACTGCCCGCATGAGGGCGGCACGCTGATCCAAGTGAGCGACACGCGCGTCGCGCTGGGCGACATCGCGCGCGCCTGGCGCAGCCGCTTCAAGCTGCCGCTGATCGGCGTCACAGGCAGCAACGGCAAGACGACGGTGAAGGAAATGATTGCTGCCATCCTGCGCGCGCACGCGCTGAGCGTCGGCTGGCCGACCGGCTCGGTGCTGGCGACGCGCGGCAACCTGAACAACGACATCGGCGTCCCGCTGATGCTGTTCGGCCTGCGCGACACGCACCGGCTGGCCGTGATCGAAATGGGCATGAACCACCCGGGCGAAATCGCCTGGCTGGCCGGCATCGCGAAGCCGACTGTCGCACTGGTGAACAATGCCCAGCGCGAACACCTCGAATTCATGAACAGCGTCGCCGAAGTGGCAAGCGAAAACGGCGACGTGTTCGACGCGCTCGGCGCCGATGGCGTCGCCGTCATCAACGCCGATGACGAATTCGCCGATTACTGGGCTGGCCGCAATACAGGGCGTCACACGCTGCGATTCGGTCTTTCGCCGGACGCCGACGTCGGCGCCACTGCGACGCCCGCCGGACTTGGTTACCGGCTCGACCTGCATGGCGTATTCGGCACGGCGCAGATCATGCTGCGCGTGCCCGGCCTGCACAACGCGCGCAACGCGCTGTGCGCCGCCACCGCCAGCCTCGCCGCCGGCGCCGACATGGCGGCCGTGGTGTGGGCGCTGAACCACTTCGAAGGCGTCAAGGGCCGCCAGCAGGTCAAGGCGGGTGCGTCCGGCAGCACCGTCATCGACGACAGCTACAACGCGAATCCGGATTCGGTGCGCGCCGCCATCGACGTGCTCGCCACGGCCACCGGCCGGCGCGTCCTCGTGCTGGGCGACATGGGTGAAGTCGGCAACCAGGGTCCGGCTTTCCATCGCGAAGCGGGCGCCTACGCGCGCGAGCACGGCATCCATGCGCTGCATGCGCTGGGTGAAGCCAGTATCGACGCCGTCGCCGCCTTCGGTCCGGGCGCCCTGCACTACACCGATCACGCCGCCATCGCTGCGGCGCTGCGCCCGCAACTCGATGCCACCACGACGGTGCTGGTGAAAGGCTCGCGCTTCATGCGCATGGAGCGCATCGCCGAAGCGCTCGCCGACACTTCCGGACAGGATCCCCATGCTGCTTGA
- the murC gene encoding UDP-N-acetylmuramate--L-alanine ligase: MKHKINHIHFIGIGGSGMSGIAEVLLNQGYVVSGSDLADNAVTRRLASLGARVVQGHAAHNIAGADAVVTSTAVSADNPEVVSARERHIPVVPRAQMLAELMRIKQGVAVAGTHGKTTTTSLIASCLAEGGLDPTFVIGGRLNSAGANARLGTGEFLVAEADESDASFLFLSPVVSVVTNIDADHMDTYGHDFSKLKQAFVDFLNRLPFYGVAVLCMDDANVREIMPQVPKQIIRYGLDPAAQVRAENVRADGTRMLFDAVRVNGTTTRIPVELNLPGLHNVRNALAAIAVANEVGVPDDAIARALSEFKGVGRRFTRHGEIALPAGGHFTLVDDYGHHPVEMAATLDAARGAYPGRRIVLAFQPHRYTRTRDCFEDFVRVLSGADAVVLTEVYAAGEAPIVAADGRALARALRVAGKVEPVFVEDIAELPQTLLDTVRDGDVVVGMGAGSIGQLPSKFAQDQDRT; encoded by the coding sequence ATGAAACACAAGATCAATCACATCCATTTCATCGGCATCGGCGGCTCCGGCATGAGCGGCATCGCCGAAGTGCTGCTCAACCAGGGCTATGTCGTCAGCGGCTCGGATCTGGCCGACAACGCGGTGACGCGCCGGCTGGCCAGTCTGGGTGCCCGGGTGGTGCAGGGCCATGCGGCGCACAACATCGCCGGCGCGGACGCGGTGGTCACCTCGACCGCGGTCAGCGCCGACAACCCCGAGGTGGTCAGCGCGCGCGAACGGCATATTCCGGTGGTGCCGCGCGCGCAGATGCTGGCCGAGCTGATGCGCATCAAGCAGGGCGTTGCGGTCGCCGGCACGCACGGCAAGACCACCACCACATCGCTGATCGCGAGCTGTCTGGCAGAAGGCGGACTCGATCCGACCTTCGTCATCGGCGGCCGCCTCAATTCGGCCGGCGCCAACGCCCGGCTGGGCACCGGCGAATTCCTGGTCGCCGAAGCCGACGAGTCGGATGCGTCCTTCCTGTTCCTGTCCCCGGTGGTGTCGGTGGTCACCAACATCGATGCCGATCACATGGACACCTATGGCCACGACTTCTCGAAACTGAAACAGGCCTTCGTCGATTTTCTGAACCGGCTGCCCTTCTATGGCGTGGCGGTGCTGTGCATGGACGACGCGAACGTGCGCGAAATCATGCCGCAGGTGCCCAAGCAGATCATCCGCTACGGCCTCGATCCGGCCGCCCAGGTACGCGCGGAGAACGTGCGCGCAGACGGCACGCGGATGCTGTTCGACGCGGTGCGTGTCAATGGCACGACGACGCGCATCCCGGTCGAACTGAACCTGCCCGGCCTGCACAACGTGCGCAACGCCCTCGCGGCAATCGCCGTGGCGAACGAAGTCGGCGTGCCGGATGACGCCATCGCACGCGCGTTGTCGGAGTTCAAGGGCGTGGGCCGGCGCTTCACGCGGCACGGTGAAATCGCACTGCCGGCCGGCGGCCACTTCACGCTGGTCGATGACTACGGCCATCACCCGGTCGAAATGGCCGCAACACTGGACGCGGCGCGCGGCGCCTACCCCGGCCGGCGCATCGTGCTGGCCTTCCAGCCGCACCGCTACACACGCACCCGCGACTGCTTCGAGGACTTCGTGCGCGTGTTGTCGGGTGCCGACGCGGTGGTCCTGACCGAGGTGTACGCCGCAGGTGAAGCCCCCATCGTCGCTGCCGACGGCCGCGCACTGGCGCGCGCACTGCGCGTCGCCGGCAAGGTCGAGCCGGTGTTCGTCGAGGACATCGCCGAACTGCCGCAGACGCTGCTCGATACGGTGCGCGACGGCGATGTCGTGGTCGGCATGGGCGCCGGCTCAATCGGGCAGCTGCCCTCGAAATTTGCACAGGATCAGGACCGCACATGA
- a CDS encoding D-alanine--D-alanine ligase, with protein MSTPTPQSFGKVAVLFGGRSAEREISIMSGSAVLAALCEQGVDAHAFDPAERDLWELKRDGFERAFIALHGRGGEDGTIQGALECLGIPYTGSGVMASAIGMDKWRTKMVWLSAGLPTPRYKLLHAGSDFAAVASELGLPLFVKPAREGSSVGATRVNTVEDLPAAYETAARCDPLVLAEQFISGQELTAPFLGEMALPLIRIEAPRGNYDYQNKYFTDEVKYHCPSGLSEDVEHEIQALVMRAARLIDCRGWGRADLMLGQDGKPWLLEINTSPGMTSHSLVPMAARAVGIEFGELCLRILESARLG; from the coding sequence ATGAGTACCCCCACTCCACAGTCTTTCGGCAAGGTCGCCGTGCTGTTCGGCGGACGCTCCGCCGAACGCGAGATTTCCATCATGTCCGGCAGCGCGGTGCTCGCGGCACTGTGCGAGCAGGGCGTGGATGCGCACGCCTTCGACCCGGCCGAACGCGATCTGTGGGAACTGAAGCGCGATGGCTTCGAACGCGCATTCATCGCGCTGCACGGCCGTGGCGGCGAGGACGGCACCATCCAGGGCGCGCTCGAATGCCTCGGCATTCCCTACACCGGCAGCGGCGTGATGGCATCGGCCATCGGCATGGACAAGTGGCGCACCAAGATGGTGTGGCTGTCGGCCGGCCTGCCCACGCCGCGCTACAAGTTATTGCACGCCGGCAGCGACTTTGCGGCCGTGGCATCGGAGTTGGGATTGCCGCTGTTCGTCAAGCCGGCGCGCGAAGGTTCGAGCGTCGGCGCGACCCGCGTGAACACGGTCGAAGATCTGCCCGCCGCCTACGAAACCGCCGCCCGCTGCGATCCGCTGGTACTGGCCGAACAGTTCATCTCGGGCCAGGAACTGACCGCACCCTTCCTCGGCGAAATGGCGCTGCCACTGATCCGCATCGAGGCGCCGCGCGGCAACTACGACTACCAGAACAAATACTTCACCGATGAAGTGAAGTACCACTGCCCGAGCGGACTGAGCGAGGACGTCGAACACGAGATACAGGCACTGGTGATGCGCGCCGCGCGGCTGATCGACTGCCGCGGCTGGGGTCGTGCGGATCTGATGCTGGGACAGGACGGCAAGCCCTGGCTGCTCGAAATCAACACCTCGCCCGGCATGACCTCGCATTCGCTGGTGCCGATGGCTGCGCGGGCGGTCGGCATCGAATTCGGCGAACTGTGCCTGCGCATCCTGGAGTCGGCACGCCTTGGCTAG
- the murD gene encoding UDP-N-acetylmuramoyl-L-alanine--D-glutamate ligase yields MKLSGTHVLVLGLGESGLAMARWCGRQGAVLRVADNRAAPPGMDALARDLPGAELRCGPFDDSLLDGIALLALSPGLAPHEPLVVEAKRRGIEVVGEIELFARALRELGWRERTKVIAITGTNGKTTTTALTGALCRACGLRTEVAGNISPAALDALMRVLDEGVMPDAWVLELSSFQLETTDTLDADAATVLNVTQDHLDRHPGGMAAYAAAKARIFGAHTVQVLNRDDSHVGAMQRTGVQSLRFGDGVPSGSDYGLTEVDGGLWLVRGTQSLLALEDMKLAGRHNAHNALAALALCEAIGLPQDCCIAALKAFAGLPHRVETVLDIDGIHFIDDSKGTNVGATVAAIEGLGRPLNIILGGDGKGQDFAPLGPACARHARFCALIGRDAAAISSVLAAHGVAHCTFGSLEEATRAAFEAAQPGDAVLLSPACASLDMFRHYAHRAEVFIAEARRLATQQGVHS; encoded by the coding sequence ATGAAACTTTCGGGAACCCACGTCCTCGTGCTCGGCCTCGGTGAATCCGGGCTGGCCATGGCGCGCTGGTGCGGGCGTCAGGGCGCCGTGCTGCGCGTGGCCGACAACCGTGCGGCGCCACCGGGCATGGATGCGCTGGCACGCGACCTCCCGGGCGCGGAACTGCGCTGCGGTCCGTTCGATGACAGCCTGCTCGATGGCATCGCGCTGCTCGCGCTGTCCCCCGGACTGGCACCGCACGAACCGCTGGTAGTGGAAGCAAAGCGCCGCGGCATCGAGGTGGTGGGCGAGATCGAGCTGTTCGCGCGCGCGCTGCGCGAGCTGGGCTGGCGCGAACGCACCAAGGTGATCGCAATCACCGGCACCAATGGCAAGACGACCACCACCGCGCTGACCGGCGCGCTGTGCCGCGCCTGCGGCCTGCGCACGGAGGTGGCCGGCAACATTTCCCCGGCGGCGCTCGACGCACTGATGCGCGTGCTGGACGAGGGCGTCATGCCCGACGCGTGGGTGCTCGAGCTGTCGAGCTTCCAGCTCGAAACCACCGACACGCTGGATGCCGACGCGGCCACCGTACTGAACGTTACGCAGGACCACCTCGATCGTCACCCGGGTGGTATGGCGGCCTACGCAGCGGCCAAGGCACGCATTTTCGGCGCGCACACGGTGCAGGTGCTGAACCGCGATGACAGTCATGTCGGCGCGATGCAACGCACGGGCGTGCAGTCGCTCCGCTTCGGCGATGGCGTGCCGTCGGGCAGCGACTACGGACTGACCGAAGTCGACGGTGGGCTTTGGCTGGTGCGCGGCACGCAGTCACTGCTGGCGCTTGAAGACATGAAGCTTGCCGGTCGCCACAACGCTCACAACGCACTGGCCGCGCTTGCGCTGTGCGAGGCGATCGGCCTCCCGCAAGACTGCTGCATCGCGGCGCTGAAGGCTTTCGCCGGACTGCCGCACCGCGTCGAGACCGTGCTGGACATCGACGGCATCCACTTCATCGACGATTCCAAGGGCACCAATGTCGGCGCCACGGTCGCTGCGATCGAAGGACTGGGCCGGCCGCTGAACATCATTCTCGGCGGCGACGGCAAGGGTCAGGACTTCGCGCCGCTCGGGCCGGCATGCGCGCGTCACGCAAGGTTCTGCGCGCTGATCGGCCGCGACGCGGCGGCCATCTCGTCGGTGCTGGCCGCACATGGCGTGGCGCACTGCACTTTCGGCTCGCTGGAGGAGGCCACCCGCGCCGCCTTCGAGGCCGCTCAGCCGGGCGATGCGGTGCTGCTGTCGCCGGCCTGCGCCAGCCTCGACATGTTCCGCCACTACGCGCACCGCGCCGAGGTGTTCATCGCCGAAGCGCGCCGCCTCGCCACACAGCAGGGAGTGCACTCATGA
- the mraY gene encoding phospho-N-acetylmuramoyl-pentapeptide-transferase, with translation MLLELTRWLAQDIRAFNVFNYITLRAVLAMMTSLAICWTFGPLLIRKLTEYKIGQSVRDDGPKSHLTKAGTPTMGGALILISLGLTTLLWADLSNRYIWVVLIVTLGFGAVGWVDDWRKVVHRNPKGLSARAKFFWSSIFAAGAAVYLGLTPQVPAQLDLIVPFFKSVAYPLGAFGFMVLTYFVIVGTSHAVNLTDGLDGLATMPAVMVSGALAIFAYVAGNAVFSRYLGVPFIPGAGELAIFCGALCGAGLGFLWFNAYPAEVFMGDVGALALGAALGTVAVVVRQEIVLFIMGGLFVAETLSVMIQVLYFKWSGGKRIFRMAPLHHHYELGGWKETQVVVRFWIITLMLVLFGLSTLKLR, from the coding sequence ATGCTGCTTGAACTGACCCGCTGGCTGGCCCAGGACATCCGCGCCTTCAACGTGTTCAACTACATCACGTTGCGCGCGGTGCTGGCCATGATGACCTCGCTGGCGATCTGCTGGACTTTCGGTCCGCTGCTCATCCGCAAGCTGACCGAATACAAGATCGGTCAGTCGGTACGCGACGACGGGCCGAAATCGCACCTGACCAAGGCCGGCACGCCCACCATGGGCGGCGCACTCATCCTGATTTCGCTCGGCCTGACGACGCTGCTGTGGGCCGACCTGTCGAACCGCTACATCTGGGTGGTGCTCATCGTCACGCTGGGCTTCGGCGCCGTGGGCTGGGTGGATGACTGGCGCAAGGTGGTGCATCGCAATCCCAAGGGGCTGTCGGCGCGCGCCAAGTTCTTCTGGTCGTCCATCTTCGCCGCCGGTGCCGCGGTCTACCTCGGGCTGACGCCGCAGGTACCGGCCCAACTCGACCTGATCGTGCCGTTCTTCAAGTCGGTCGCCTATCCGCTGGGCGCCTTCGGCTTCATGGTGCTGACCTATTTCGTCATCGTCGGCACGAGCCACGCGGTGAATCTGACCGACGGCCTCGACGGGCTGGCCACGATGCCGGCCGTCATGGTCAGCGGCGCGCTGGCCATCTTCGCCTACGTCGCCGGCAACGCGGTGTTTTCGCGCTACCTCGGCGTGCCCTTCATCCCGGGCGCGGGCGAACTGGCGATCTTCTGCGGCGCGCTGTGCGGCGCCGGTCTCGGCTTCCTGTGGTTCAACGCCTATCCGGCGGAAGTGTTCATGGGCGACGTCGGCGCACTGGCGCTGGGTGCCGCACTCGGCACCGTGGCCGTGGTCGTGCGGCAGGAAATCGTGCTGTTCATCATGGGCGGCCTGTTCGTCGCCGAAACGCTGTCGGTGATGATCCAGGTGCTGTACTTCAAGTGGTCGGGCGGCAAGCGCATCTTTCGCATGGCGCCGCTGCACCACCATTACGAACTGGGCGGATGGAAGGAAACGCAGGTGGTCGTGCGCTTCTGGATCATCACATTGATGCTCGTGCTGTTCGGTCTGTCGACGCTGAAGCTGCGCTGA
- a CDS encoding UDP-N-acetylmuramoyl-L-alanyl-D-glutamate--2,6-diaminopimelate ligase, producing the protein MIAQVRAALAAHGVEPRTLRADSRHIAPGDIFFALPGERTDGRRFIDAAIERGAAAVLCEAGTTPITTTNPQVPVIGIEDLHRHAGALADALLDQPSAHLHVIGITGTNGKTSVSQWIAQALHALGRECGVIGTLGNGLPGRLTESANTTPDVVSVHQTLADLRRAGATACAMEVSSIGLHQHRIDGVRLHTAVFTNLTRDHLDYHHDMQHYADAKAALFARPGLQAAVINTDDAFGRTLAQQCAGQFDVTTCAFDHAPPAGTTGLRARNAELSHGVSFDLVHGLDQHSAHISTALIGRFNVQNLMAVAGSLLHAGVSLNDAAHALAGLTPPPGRMQGIGGQGAPLVVVDYAHTPDALEQALIALQPVAAARGGKLVCIFGCGGERDAGKRPLMGTVACEQAHQVWLTSDNPRGEDPDAILDDIARGTVEGRRVHRIADRAQAIRQAVAEAVAADVVLLAGKGHESYQERNGRRTPWSDIEQAHAALATWGVSA; encoded by the coding sequence GTGATCGCACAGGTTCGCGCAGCACTGGCGGCGCATGGTGTCGAGCCGCGGACGCTGCGCGCCGACTCGCGCCACATCGCGCCCGGCGACATCTTTTTCGCGCTGCCCGGCGAGCGCACCGACGGCCGTCGCTTCATCGACGCCGCGATCGAACGCGGCGCAGCCGCCGTGCTCTGCGAAGCCGGCACCACCCCCATCACCACCACGAACCCGCAGGTGCCGGTGATCGGCATCGAAGACCTGCACCGCCATGCCGGCGCGCTCGCCGATGCGCTGCTCGATCAGCCGTCGGCGCATCTGCACGTGATCGGCATCACCGGCACCAATGGCAAGACTTCGGTCAGCCAGTGGATTGCTCAGGCGCTGCACGCACTCGGTCGCGAATGCGGCGTCATCGGCACCCTGGGCAACGGCCTGCCGGGCCGACTGACCGAGTCCGCCAACACCACGCCCGACGTGGTGAGCGTGCATCAGACCCTGGCCGACCTGCGGCGCGCCGGCGCCACCGCCTGCGCGATGGAGGTTTCGTCGATCGGCCTGCACCAGCATCGCATCGACGGCGTACGACTGCATACCGCGGTATTCACCAATCTGACGCGCGACCATCTGGACTACCACCACGACATGCAGCACTACGCCGACGCCAAGGCTGCGCTGTTCGCCCGGCCCGGACTGCAGGCCGCAGTGATCAATACCGATGACGCCTTCGGTCGCACGCTGGCGCAGCAATGCGCCGGGCAGTTCGACGTGACGACCTGCGCCTTCGACCACGCGCCGCCGGCGGGCACGACCGGACTGCGCGCGCGCAATGCCGAGTTGTCGCACGGCGTGTCGTTCGACCTCGTGCATGGCCTGGACCAGCATTCGGCACACATCAGCACCGCGCTGATCGGGCGTTTCAACGTACAGAACCTGATGGCGGTGGCCGGCAGCCTGCTGCATGCCGGCGTGTCGCTGAATGACGCGGCGCACGCACTCGCCGGTCTGACGCCGCCCCCCGGGCGCATGCAGGGCATCGGCGGTCAGGGCGCGCCGCTGGTCGTGGTCGACTATGCGCACACGCCGGACGCGCTCGAACAGGCCTTGATCGCGTTGCAGCCGGTCGCCGCAGCCCGCGGCGGCAAGCTGGTATGCATCTTCGGCTGTGGCGGCGAGCGTGATGCCGGCAAGCGACCGCTGATGGGTACCGTGGCGTGCGAACAGGCGCATCAGGTGTGGCTGACCTCGGACAATCCGCGCGGCGAAGATCCGGACGCCATCCTCGATGACATTGCCCGCGGCACGGTTGAAGGCCGGCGCGTCCATCGCATCGCCGACCGCGCACAAGCGATCCGGCAGGCCGTCGCCGAAGCAGTCGCGGCCGATGTCGTGCTGCTGGCCGGAAAAGGTCATGAAAGCTACCAGGAACGCAACGGCCGGCGCACGCCATGGTCGGACATCGAACAGGCACATGCCGCGCTCGCAACCTGGGGAGTGTCCGCATGA